A single window of Chloracidobacterium thermophilum B DNA harbors:
- a CDS encoding leucyl aminopeptidase yields MNVDIWTRDARTLATDAVAVFVFEEETPASPELTPFDAALPGLLPTVFGMEMRGKVGDIVTLHATSGLEAKRLILVGAGAREKFDYRALRQRSAQVARVAAKKGVTSLGIVLRDHLDPMLAAAAITDGVITGLYDPALYRKPKEDTTTITSLTLCLTPAMSAAEATVRQGVDRGITLAEAVNFARTLAQEPGNKLTPAEMARRAQAMAEREGLECTIFGRDRMAEMGMGALLAVGQGSAQEPQLIRLSYRPAGTNGDQGPRLAVVGKGITFDTGGICLKPRDAMWEMKYDMSGGAAVIGAMQAIARLKPPMAVDGYVAAAENMPSSTSYKPGDVLHSYDGKTIEVIDTDAEGRLVLCDALAYARKDGGATHILDLATLTGAVMVALGQERAGLMGTDSAFIESVKQAAAAAGEKVWPLPLDEEYGELMKSDIADIKNLGNRYAGSITAAWFLREFVEDVPWVHLDIAGVAWLDSDKPDMAKGPTGFGVRTVVQLAEQMAAAQVN; encoded by the coding sequence ATGAACGTTGACATCTGGACGCGCGACGCGCGTACGTTGGCCACAGATGCGGTGGCCGTTTTTGTGTTCGAGGAAGAAACGCCGGCCAGCCCGGAACTGACGCCCTTTGACGCGGCTCTCCCAGGGCTGCTGCCCACGGTCTTTGGCATGGAGATGCGCGGCAAGGTCGGGGACATCGTTACCCTGCATGCGACCAGTGGCCTTGAAGCCAAACGCCTGATCCTCGTTGGCGCCGGAGCCAGGGAGAAGTTTGACTACCGGGCGCTTCGCCAGCGCAGCGCCCAGGTTGCCCGGGTTGCCGCCAAAAAAGGCGTCACTTCCCTTGGCATCGTGTTGCGTGACCACCTCGACCCCATGCTGGCAGCCGCGGCCATCACGGATGGCGTCATCACCGGTCTCTATGACCCGGCCCTGTACCGGAAGCCAAAAGAAGACACCACGACGATCACTTCCCTGACTCTGTGCCTGACGCCGGCCATGAGCGCGGCGGAAGCCACGGTTCGCCAGGGCGTGGACCGGGGCATCACGCTGGCCGAGGCCGTCAACTTTGCCCGTACGCTGGCGCAGGAACCCGGCAACAAGCTCACTCCGGCTGAAATGGCCCGGCGGGCGCAAGCCATGGCGGAACGTGAAGGGCTGGAATGCACGATTTTCGGGCGTGACCGGATGGCGGAGATGGGCATGGGGGCGCTGCTGGCCGTCGGACAGGGCAGCGCCCAGGAACCACAACTCATCCGGTTGAGTTACCGTCCGGCCGGAACCAACGGAGACCAGGGGCCGCGCCTCGCCGTCGTCGGCAAGGGTATTACCTTTGACACCGGCGGCATCTGCCTCAAGCCACGGGATGCGATGTGGGAAATGAAGTACGACATGTCGGGCGGGGCGGCCGTCATCGGCGCCATGCAGGCCATTGCCCGCCTCAAGCCGCCGATGGCTGTGGATGGCTACGTTGCTGCTGCCGAAAACATGCCTTCATCCACATCTTACAAGCCCGGCGACGTGCTGCATTCCTACGATGGCAAAACCATCGAGGTCATTGACACGGATGCCGAGGGGCGGCTCGTTCTCTGTGACGCTCTGGCTTACGCCCGCAAGGACGGCGGCGCGACGCACATCCTCGATCTGGCCACCCTGACCGGTGCCGTCATGGTGGCACTCGGTCAGGAACGCGCCGGGCTGATGGGGACGGACTCCGCGTTCATCGAAAGTGTCAAGCAGGCGGCGGCGGCGGCCGGTGAAAAGGTCTGGCCGTTGCCCCTGGACGAGGAATACGGCGAGCTGATGAAAAGCGACATTGCCGACATCAAGAACCTGGGCAACCGGTATGCCGGCTCGATTACAGCCGCCTGGTTTCTGCGGGAGTTCGTCGAAGACGTGCCGTGGGTCCATCTGGACATTGCCGGCGTGGCCTGGCTCGATAGCGACAAGCCGGACATGGCAAAAGGACCGACAGGCTTTGGCGTCCGTACCGTTGTGCAACTTGCCGAACAGATGGCCGCCGCGCAGGTGAACTAG
- a CDS encoding class I SAM-dependent RNA methyltransferase, whose translation MDDSLELWIERLVAGGEGLAHLPDGRAVFIPQTAPGELVRVRLVEERPTFARGRLLEVLQPSPVRRAAPCPHYGTCGGCQLQHVQYAAQVEAKQAFIREALLRLGQIAWDGPVPMRTGPEWGYRSRVQFKLAADGRRLRVGFYASGTNDLCDIETCPLLAPPLARLPAVLRQQAPSSLAGKTLDIALGDDDGLSAFPAFADLPGRPVTRRIGHFVYTYDARCFFQVNRELVAALVAEVVPDDLPFGGLALDLYAGVGLFTLPLARKFRQVLAIEASPNAVAFARENIRHNQLTNAQVVAEDCARWMQMRAAAFTDRVDWLVADPPRAGLDSAVRTGLVTIRPRQIVYVSCHPATLARDLKVLLAHGYRLTKLVGLDLFPQTAHVEVVAQLVRGDAGN comes from the coding sequence ATGGACGACTCCCTCGAACTCTGGATTGAACGTCTCGTCGCCGGCGGCGAAGGGCTGGCCCACCTGCCCGATGGGCGTGCCGTCTTTATTCCGCAGACAGCGCCGGGTGAACTCGTGCGCGTTCGCCTGGTTGAAGAAAGACCCACCTTTGCGCGCGGCCGCCTGCTGGAAGTACTCCAGCCTTCGCCGGTGCGGCGTGCCGCGCCCTGTCCACACTATGGCACGTGCGGCGGCTGTCAGTTGCAACACGTCCAATATGCCGCCCAGGTCGAGGCCAAGCAGGCGTTCATCCGCGAGGCGCTGCTGCGCCTGGGACAAATTGCCTGGGACGGGCCCGTCCCGATGCGAACCGGCCCCGAATGGGGCTACCGCAGCCGCGTCCAGTTCAAGCTGGCCGCCGATGGTCGGCGGTTGCGGGTTGGGTTCTATGCGAGTGGCACCAATGACCTGTGTGACATCGAGACCTGTCCGCTGCTGGCGCCGCCGCTGGCCCGGCTTCCGGCTGTCCTGCGACAACAGGCACCGTCCTCTCTGGCTGGCAAAACCCTGGACATTGCCCTTGGGGATGACGATGGGCTGTCTGCCTTCCCGGCTTTTGCTGACCTTCCCGGTCGCCCTGTTACCCGCCGCATCGGGCATTTCGTCTATACCTACGACGCACGCTGTTTTTTTCAGGTCAACCGGGAACTCGTGGCGGCGCTTGTCGCTGAAGTCGTGCCGGACGACCTGCCTTTCGGCGGGTTGGCTCTCGATCTCTATGCCGGCGTGGGCTTGTTCACCCTGCCGCTGGCGCGGAAGTTCCGGCAGGTGCTGGCCATTGAAGCCTCTCCGAATGCCGTGGCCTTTGCCCGCGAAAACATCCGGCACAACCAACTGACCAACGCCCAGGTCGTCGCCGAAGACTGCGCCCGGTGGATGCAGATGCGGGCGGCTGCCTTTACCGACCGGGTGGACTGGCTTGTGGCGGACCCGCCGCGTGCCGGTCTCGATAGCGCCGTCCGCACGGGGTTGGTGACAATTCGCCCCCGGCAGATTGTCTATGTCTCGTGTCATCCGGCGACCCTGGCGCGCGACCTGAAAGTGCTGCTGGCGCACGGTTATCGCCTGACGAAGCTCGTCGGACTGGACCTGTTTCCCCAGACGGCCCACGTTGAAGTCGTGGCGCAGCTTGTACGGGGCGATGCCGGCAACTGA
- the rsmH gene encoding 16S rRNA (cytosine(1402)-N(4))-methyltransferase RsmH, whose translation MPDPLPQHTPVLAAEVLTALAPTPGKRFVDGTVGLGGHSAALLAAGAQVLAIDRDASALRQAAERLARYGDQVCFVHADFRSLKTVLNQPGWSEVDGILVDLGVSSWQLDEPARGFSFRHDGPLDMRMDTSQPVTAADIVNTWEEEPLAELIRQWGEERYARQVAYRIVQARRQTPIRTTGQLAAIVRQAIPQRGPQRIDPATRTFQALRIAVNRELDGLETFVSEATDVLAPGGRLAVITFHSLEDRPIKRALRREAGIPDDDAPTDFWGRRVTPTPRLRLLHRRPIIPTDAEVASNPRARSAKLRAAERLP comes from the coding sequence ATGCCTGACCCGCTCCCGCAACACACGCCGGTCCTGGCGGCTGAAGTCCTGACGGCCCTTGCGCCGACGCCGGGCAAGCGGTTTGTGGATGGGACGGTCGGGCTTGGCGGTCACAGCGCCGCTCTTCTGGCGGCCGGCGCACAGGTGCTTGCCATTGACCGGGATGCCAGCGCGCTGCGCCAGGCCGCAGAACGTCTTGCCCGGTATGGCGACCAGGTGTGTTTCGTTCACGCTGACTTTCGTTCCTTGAAAACGGTACTCAACCAGCCGGGATGGTCGGAGGTGGACGGCATCCTCGTGGACTTGGGGGTTTCTTCCTGGCAGCTCGATGAACCGGCGCGTGGTTTCAGCTTTCGCCACGATGGGCCGCTCGACATGCGCATGGACACCTCGCAGCCGGTCACGGCCGCGGACATCGTCAACACCTGGGAAGAAGAGCCGCTGGCGGAGTTGATCCGGCAGTGGGGCGAAGAACGCTATGCGCGCCAGGTTGCGTACCGCATCGTTCAGGCCCGCCGCCAGACCCCCATCAGGACAACCGGCCAGTTGGCGGCCATTGTCCGGCAGGCCATTCCACAGCGCGGCCCGCAGCGGATTGATCCGGCAACCCGTACGTTTCAGGCCCTGCGGATTGCCGTCAACCGGGAACTGGACGGCCTGGAAACCTTCGTCTCGGAGGCCACGGATGTCCTTGCACCGGGTGGACGATTGGCGGTCATCACCTTTCACTCGCTCGAAGACCGCCCCATCAAACGGGCGCTGCGCCGGGAAGCCGGCATCCCGGACGATGACGCGCCGACCGACTTCTGGGGACGCCGGGTGACGCCGACGCCACGCCTACGGCTTCTGCACCGGCGGCCGATCATCCCGACAGACGCCGAAGTCGCTTCCAATCCACGGGCGCGCAGCGCCAAACTCCGTGCGGCAGAGCGACTTCCATAA
- a CDS encoding penicillin-binding protein encodes MPAGRALTTRIAAPIRNAPTPMTRRRRVSAADRPAVTVDWRLVTIGGLLGLWMLIVIGRLVQLQVYQAATLREKAEQQQQKTFRTTPARGTILDRQGRELATSLKVASVYVAPQNIRPEEDRRKLAATLAAVLGLDADKVLEKLTSKRPFVALKRKVSPEEEKAIQNLGLPGVELVTEMQRHYPQGLVGASVIGFVGLSEDEVEERGKAGVERAFEQHLLGRPGRVIVEQDARRKVFNVLETAPEVGQSLILTLDAQIQFEVERILTEALREQGGKGGAIAVLEPATGEVLALASSFGDPLHEPPRDAEALLRRYRNRAVMDHYEPGSVFKIVTYAGAFEEKLLTRQQKIDCQGGSIQMNGHTILDGGRYGALTAEEAFAKSSNVAAIKTGLRLGRDRLLRYVERFGFGQPTEVGLAGETPGGVGQLSDALLGAVPMGYSVNVTPLQLCAAAATIANGGVWVQPHVARRIVSTTGDVLLDIKPRTRRVVSRETAREMTELMRAVVERGTGKRASVRGYTTAGKTGTTKKVERGRYSETRYVASFVGFAPATRPALAIAVMIDEPPYGRHHGGDAAAPIFARVVETLLPLLKIPPDTSPEIDPAWAAGAPIPTEATPDGEVADRPAPLRLPTTQATVLAAPPNPETTSVVTVGDARRMPDLRGLSLRAALTACAKVGVRLEATGFGTVRTQSVPPGTLITEGMACQATLDH; translated from the coding sequence ATGCCTGCCGGACGGGCGCTGACCACACGCATTGCCGCGCCAATCCGCAACGCCCCAACGCCCATGACGCGCCGGCGGCGGGTTTCGGCCGCCGACCGCCCGGCAGTGACGGTGGACTGGAGACTGGTCACCATCGGCGGGCTGCTCGGCCTCTGGATGCTCATTGTCATCGGGCGACTCGTCCAGCTCCAGGTCTATCAGGCCGCAACGCTGCGTGAAAAAGCCGAGCAGCAGCAGCAAAAAACCTTCAGGACAACGCCGGCGCGCGGCACCATTCTCGACCGCCAGGGCCGTGAACTCGCGACGAGCCTCAAGGTCGCTTCGGTGTATGTGGCCCCGCAGAATATCCGTCCCGAAGAAGACCGGCGGAAACTGGCGGCCACGCTGGCAGCCGTTCTGGGGCTGGATGCGGACAAGGTGCTGGAAAAGCTCACCAGCAAGCGGCCCTTCGTGGCTCTGAAGCGCAAAGTCAGCCCGGAAGAGGAAAAGGCCATCCAGAATCTGGGGCTGCCGGGCGTTGAACTCGTGACCGAAATGCAGCGCCATTACCCCCAGGGACTGGTCGGCGCATCGGTCATCGGTTTTGTCGGCCTCAGCGAGGATGAAGTGGAAGAACGCGGCAAAGCCGGCGTCGAACGGGCGTTCGAGCAGCATCTTCTGGGCCGTCCCGGACGGGTCATCGTCGAACAGGACGCGCGCCGCAAGGTGTTCAACGTCCTCGAAACCGCCCCCGAAGTCGGGCAAAGCCTCATCCTGACGCTCGATGCGCAGATACAGTTTGAAGTTGAACGTATCCTGACCGAAGCCCTCCGGGAACAGGGGGGCAAAGGGGGGGCGATTGCCGTTCTCGAACCGGCGACGGGTGAAGTCCTGGCGCTGGCTTCTTCCTTCGGCGACCCGCTCCACGAACCACCCCGAGACGCCGAGGCGCTGCTGCGCCGGTATCGCAACCGGGCCGTGATGGACCACTACGAACCCGGCTCGGTCTTCAAAATCGTCACCTACGCCGGCGCCTTCGAGGAAAAGCTCCTGACGCGCCAGCAAAAGATTGACTGCCAAGGCGGGTCCATCCAGATGAACGGCCACACCATTCTCGACGGCGGGCGCTACGGGGCGCTGACGGCCGAAGAAGCCTTTGCGAAATCCTCGAACGTGGCTGCCATCAAAACCGGCCTCCGGCTGGGACGCGACCGGCTGCTGCGCTACGTCGAACGGTTTGGCTTCGGGCAGCCAACCGAGGTTGGTCTGGCCGGAGAAACGCCGGGCGGGGTCGGCCAGTTGAGCGATGCCCTGCTGGGCGCGGTGCCTATGGGCTACAGCGTCAATGTGACGCCGCTTCAGTTGTGCGCCGCCGCGGCCACAATTGCCAATGGAGGCGTCTGGGTTCAGCCCCATGTGGCCCGGCGTATCGTCTCGACCACCGGGGATGTGCTGCTCGACATCAAGCCGCGTACCCGCCGCGTGGTCAGCCGCGAAACCGCCCGTGAGATGACCGAGTTGATGCGGGCCGTAGTTGAACGTGGCACAGGCAAACGGGCCTCCGTGCGTGGTTACACAACCGCCGGCAAAACGGGGACGACCAAAAAGGTCGAGCGCGGACGCTACTCCGAAACGCGCTACGTGGCCTCGTTCGTCGGCTTTGCGCCGGCAACCCGCCCGGCGCTGGCGATTGCCGTCATGATCGATGAGCCACCCTACGGACGCCACCACGGCGGGGATGCTGCCGCCCCGATCTTTGCCCGCGTCGTGGAAACCCTGTTGCCGCTGCTCAAGATACCACCCGACACTTCACCGGAGATTGACCCGGCCTGGGCCGCCGGAGCGCCCATTCCCACCGAAGCCACCCCCGACGGCGAGGTGGCAGACCGCCCGGCGCCGCTACGACTCCCCACGACACAGGCAACGGTTCTGGCTGCGCCCCCGAACCCGGAAACGACTTCAGTCGTCACGGTCGGCGACGCCCGGCGGATGCCCGACCTGCGCGGACTCAGCCTGCGGGCGGCCCTGACGGCCTGCGCCAAGGTTGGTGTCCGGCTGGAAGCGACCGGATTCGGCACGGTACGGACACAATCCGTCCCTCCCGGCACCCTGATCACCGAAGGCATGGCGTGTCAGGCCACACTTGATCACTAG
- a CDS encoding DoxX family protein produces MKNLLWLPWLDRLSAGGPFLLRLAVGGAMVIHGSQKLFGDPGRFIGFVGKLGFPLPTVFGWAAIAAEFLGGLALVLGLATRWAAVFVALTMGVAAFIAHANDGFNKQEYPLVLMLGALSLLFSGAGAWSLDAQLSRFSKAD; encoded by the coding sequence GTGAAAAACCTGCTCTGGCTGCCGTGGCTTGACCGGCTCTCGGCTGGCGGCCCCTTTCTGCTGCGTCTGGCTGTTGGCGGTGCGATGGTCATTCACGGTTCGCAAAAGCTCTTTGGCGATCCGGGCCGGTTCATCGGTTTTGTCGGGAAGTTGGGATTTCCGCTGCCGACGGTCTTCGGCTGGGCGGCCATTGCCGCCGAGTTTTTGGGTGGATTGGCCCTCGTGCTTGGTCTGGCGACGCGCTGGGCCGCCGTGTTTGTGGCTTTGACGATGGGTGTCGCTGCTTTCATCGCCCATGCCAACGATGGCTTCAACAAGCAGGAATATCCGCTCGTGCTGATGCTGGGCGCGCTGTCGTTGCTGTTTTCAGGCGCGGGCGCGTGGTCGCTCGATGCCCAGCTTTCCAGGTTTTCCAAAGCAGACTGA
- a CDS encoding SMP-30/gluconolactonase/LRE family protein: MKVGNLILACASIVLLGVLYLLFYPVGIDAAAWTPPPAPKLEGVYAVNQALAGVARLGAEVIVGSEDVAVGPDGRLYAGAKDGTIYRLPVEGGTPERFASTGGRPLGLKFDQRGHLIVADCFRGLLDIAPDGTVSVLSTEAGGKPFRFTDDLDIAADGTIYFTDASWKFGQPEYRLDFLEHRPNGRLLAYEPATKTTRVVLDNLYFANGVAISPDQQFLVVAETARYRLLRYWLAGERRGQVEPLIENLPGFPDGVSTGQNGVFWVALFARRNPVLDRLLPQPFWRKMVVRLPRTFQPKPDHYGFVLGINDRGEVIRNLQDPAPTAFAPVTNVVEYGGRLYLGSLEDKGIGVFPLEPPK, encoded by the coding sequence GTGAAAGTTGGGAATCTCATCCTCGCCTGCGCCAGCATCGTGCTGCTGGGCGTTCTCTACCTGCTCTTTTACCCGGTCGGGATTGATGCCGCTGCCTGGACGCCGCCGCCGGCTCCAAAGCTGGAAGGGGTCTATGCCGTCAACCAAGCGTTGGCTGGAGTGGCCCGACTTGGGGCCGAGGTCATTGTTGGGTCGGAAGATGTGGCGGTCGGCCCCGATGGGCGTCTCTATGCCGGCGCGAAGGATGGCACCATCTACCGCCTGCCGGTCGAGGGAGGGACGCCGGAACGGTTCGCTTCCACGGGTGGGCGGCCGCTGGGCCTGAAGTTTGACCAGCGCGGCCACCTGATCGTGGCGGACTGCTTTCGCGGCCTGCTGGACATCGCCCCCGACGGCACGGTGTCGGTACTCAGCACGGAAGCTGGCGGCAAGCCCTTCCGGTTTACCGACGATCTCGACATTGCCGCTGACGGAACCATCTATTTCACCGATGCTTCGTGGAAGTTCGGCCAGCCTGAATACCGTCTGGACTTCCTGGAGCACCGCCCCAACGGACGCCTGCTCGCCTATGAGCCGGCAACGAAGACGACGCGCGTCGTGCTCGACAATCTGTACTTTGCCAATGGCGTCGCCATCAGTCCTGACCAGCAGTTTCTGGTGGTGGCCGAGACGGCCAGGTACCGGCTGCTGCGCTACTGGCTGGCCGGCGAGCGGCGCGGCCAGGTTGAGCCGCTCATCGAGAATCTGCCGGGCTTTCCCGACGGCGTTTCAACGGGTCAGAACGGCGTGTTCTGGGTGGCGCTCTTTGCCCGGCGCAACCCCGTGCTTGACCGTCTGCTGCCACAGCCCTTCTGGCGGAAAATGGTGGTGCGGTTGCCGCGCACCTTTCAGCCGAAGCCCGACCACTACGGTTTCGTCCTTGGCATCAACGACCGGGGGGAAGTCATCCGAAACCTTCAGGACCCGGCCCCCACGGCCTTTGCGCCCGTCACCAATGTGGTCGAATACGGGGGAAGGCTTTACCTGGGCAGTCTGGAAGACAAAGGCATCGGTGTCTTTCCGCTTGAGCCACCAAAATAA
- a CDS encoding 1-deoxy-D-xylulose-5-phosphate reductoisomerase: protein MTGLAILGSTGSIGCNTLDVVEHLAPRFTVVALAAGRNVERLAEQIRRYRPQLVAVADEAAAQQLRQLVAPDWTGDVAVGVEGMVAVATHPAAAVVMSAVVGGRGLLPTLRAIELGRRVCIANKEPLVMAGELMMRRARECQAEVLPVDSEHNALHQCLRGNARTEVYRLVLTASGGPFRTLPVEDFPRITLAEALRHPTWTMGRKITIDSATLMNKGLEVIEARWLYDLPPEQIEVVIHPQSVVHSLVAFVDGSTMAQLGVADMRHPIQYALTYPERRPAPVERLDLTAVARLEFYPPDPVKFPCLRLAYEALRAGGTFPAALNAANEEAVAAFLEERIRFVDIPYVIETTLARHDGQSTTSLEAVLAADAWARREAQQMITALGR from the coding sequence ATGTCGTCGAGCACCTGGCGCCCCGCTTTACGGTCGTGGCGCTCGCCGCCGGGCGGAACGTCGAACGGCTGGCTGAACAAATCCGGCGCTACCGTCCACAGCTCGTCGCCGTGGCAGATGAGGCTGCCGCGCAGCAGCTTCGGCAACTCGTTGCGCCGGACTGGACGGGTGACGTTGCCGTTGGTGTGGAAGGGATGGTGGCTGTGGCCACCCACCCGGCAGCCGCCGTGGTAATGTCGGCCGTGGTCGGCGGACGCGGACTGCTCCCGACGTTGCGCGCCATTGAGTTGGGCCGCCGCGTGTGCATTGCCAACAAGGAACCGCTCGTCATGGCCGGCGAACTCATGATGCGCCGGGCGCGGGAATGTCAGGCGGAAGTCCTGCCGGTGGACAGCGAACACAACGCCCTGCACCAGTGCCTGCGGGGCAACGCCCGCACGGAAGTGTACCGCCTTGTGCTGACGGCCAGCGGCGGCCCCTTTCGGACGCTGCCGGTGGAGGACTTTCCCCGGATCACACTGGCAGAGGCGCTGCGGCATCCAACCTGGACAATGGGGCGCAAAATCACCATTGATTCCGCCACCCTGATGAACAAGGGGCTGGAAGTCATCGAGGCCCGGTGGCTGTATGACCTGCCGCCGGAGCAGATCGAAGTCGTCATTCATCCGCAGTCGGTCGTGCATTCGCTCGTGGCTTTTGTGGATGGCTCAACGATGGCGCAGTTGGGCGTAGCCGATATGCGGCATCCGATCCAGTACGCCCTGACTTACCCGGAACGCCGGCCGGCGCCGGTTGAACGGCTCGACCTGACGGCCGTGGCCAGGCTGGAGTTTTATCCGCCGGACCCGGTGAAGTTTCCGTGCCTGCGGCTGGCCTACGAAGCCTTGCGCGCCGGCGGTACGTTCCCGGCCGCACTCAATGCCGCCAACGAAGAAGCCGTGGCAGCCTTTCTCGAAGAACGCATCCGGTTCGTGGATATTCCCTACGTCATCGAGACCACGCTGGCCCGGCACGATGGACAATCCACCACGTCCCTTGAAGCTGTGTTGGCAGCGGATGCCTGGGCCCGGCGTGAAGCGCAGCAGATGATTACCGCCCTTGGCCGGTAG